The Asticcacaulis excentricus CB 48 genome includes a window with the following:
- a CDS encoding LysR family transcriptional regulator: MSDPSTFNLRHLEAAAEVARLGAISRASAAVNLSQPTLTQGIAKLELQIGHRLFNRESGGCTPTSAGQLFIPRVNRALTRIEECCSHIRKVGRLSPISFPQRHISSTQLRAFLFVERFGSFSEAARQLSLSQPAIHRATRELELVLGVSLLVRVGQYLRPTASGERLGRDVRLALAELRAGLDDIASLSSVHSGRLTIGTLPLARAALLPQALSRFYAVAPGAEIVVLEGPYLEHLSALQGGEIDVIIGALRSTEALSDIRQVSLFEDDLYIVGRKGHPLDGQPVVDNALSSYPWVIGAPGAPMRLYWERLFQNTPRPTQTVQCSSVLTTRGLLLAGDWLALMSADQFRIEQAAGLLQPLSGRLPGSRRDIGITMRRDWLPSSLQAAFLETLKEVATERRSGSADQSRLEGVI; the protein is encoded by the coding sequence ATGTCTGATCCTAGCACGTTCAATCTTAGACATCTGGAAGCGGCGGCTGAGGTAGCACGCCTGGGGGCAATAAGTCGTGCATCGGCGGCTGTAAATCTATCGCAACCCACGCTGACGCAAGGCATAGCGAAGCTTGAATTGCAAATAGGTCATCGTCTGTTTAATCGGGAAAGTGGGGGGTGCACGCCGACCTCGGCCGGTCAGCTATTCATACCCCGTGTCAACAGAGCCCTAACTCGCATTGAAGAATGCTGTAGCCACATCCGAAAAGTGGGCCGGCTTTCGCCAATTTCGTTTCCGCAGCGACATATTTCATCGACCCAGCTTCGGGCGTTCCTGTTTGTCGAACGCTTCGGCAGTTTCAGTGAGGCGGCGCGGCAGCTTTCGCTGTCCCAGCCGGCCATCCATCGGGCCACGCGTGAACTTGAACTGGTCCTGGGCGTTTCGCTGCTTGTGAGGGTGGGGCAATACCTTCGTCCCACGGCATCCGGCGAGCGTCTCGGGAGGGATGTGCGCCTCGCGCTGGCGGAACTGCGGGCGGGACTTGATGATATTGCGTCGTTAAGTTCCGTCCATTCCGGGCGACTCACCATCGGTACCCTGCCTCTGGCCAGGGCCGCCTTGCTGCCGCAAGCCCTGTCTCGCTTTTATGCTGTGGCTCCCGGGGCGGAGATTGTTGTTCTGGAGGGACCCTATCTTGAGCACCTCTCCGCCCTTCAGGGCGGTGAGATTGATGTGATCATCGGCGCGCTTAGGAGCACTGAAGCCCTGTCCGATATCCGACAGGTTTCACTGTTTGAGGATGATCTCTATATCGTCGGGCGTAAAGGGCATCCCCTCGACGGTCAGCCTGTCGTCGATAATGCCTTGTCGTCTTACCCCTGGGTAATCGGCGCACCTGGTGCCCCCATGCGCCTTTATTGGGAGCGCTTGTTTCAGAACACCCCAAGGCCGACGCAGACGGTCCAGTGCAGTTCCGTACTGACAACCCGAGGCCTCCTTCTTGCCGGTGACTGGCTGGCCCTGATGTCCGCCGACCAGTTTCGAATTGAACAGGCGGCAGGACTATTGCAACCCTTGAGCGGTCGTCTGCCGGGTTCCAGACGAGACATTGGTATCACTATGCGGCGCGACTGGTTGCCGAGCTCTTTGCAGGCCGCGTTTCTCGAAACCCTGAAAGAGGTTGCCACCGAACGACGCTCAGGCAGCGCGGACCAGAGCCGCCTTGAAGGCGTTATATAG
- a CDS encoding RNA polymerase sigma factor: MRRIVFGSRLSALSNDVFNHLFRSYHGEIDAYFLRNTRNAALAEDLTQETFARLAVMGAAISAVKQKRPYLYRIARNLLIDHLRRSGRLSVGQPESIAMDCVPDRAPSPEDLVSASEQSKYMLAALMRLPQRTRQVFVLTRLDGLSYGETATALNISESTVQKHLAMATAHMMQHLETDHRRR; the protein is encoded by the coding sequence GTGCGTCGGATTGTTTTTGGGTCGAGACTGAGCGCCTTGAGTAATGACGTATTCAATCATTTGTTTAGGTCTTACCATGGTGAGATAGACGCCTACTTTCTCAGAAATACGCGTAATGCGGCCCTGGCTGAAGACCTGACTCAGGAAACCTTCGCACGTTTGGCCGTGATGGGGGCTGCGATCTCCGCTGTCAAACAGAAGCGTCCATACCTTTACCGAATCGCGCGCAACCTTTTGATAGACCACTTACGCCGTAGTGGGCGGTTGTCTGTCGGACAACCGGAATCTATAGCGATGGACTGCGTCCCTGACAGAGCCCCCTCACCCGAGGATCTCGTCAGTGCCTCTGAGCAGTCGAAGTACATGCTCGCGGCCTTAATGCGGTTACCTCAGCGCACGCGACAGGTCTTCGTCCTCACCCGACTGGATGGTCTCAGCTATGGGGAAACGGCGACCGCTTTGAATATCTCCGAAAGCACGGTGCAAAAGCACCTTGCCATGGCCACCGCGCACATGATGCAGCACCTTGAAACCGATCACCGTCGGCGCTGA
- a CDS encoding alginate export family protein, which yields MKTHLFTTASVAGLSLCTFAAQAQTLPDTAIAVNTSPARLAAPAEPVPGGRAGAPKAFQTHRWAEDWTAEPEDNAPFTQRVKHIRLGQSGAYLTLGGEARVYYTDWTHSSLGLRKADANTPTQTRLRLSADLHANPYLRAYVELGDNRETGETAATVPNQDKLDIYQAFVDVTLPLSESQRLTLRPGRFEMPLGNGKLVGVREGLNMRYTYQGAQLTYSLTGQASVTLFDVYPVDIQKGTFDDAVNRNTHFRGGYISLPKAAYGLNLDLYGYDVNRARGTLFEGTGPDERKSLGARVWQKSSQWDVDVEMVRQSGTFITKSVEAYAVMFEAGYRWPDTKYEPRLGLRLNAFSGDDKSGDNQSGTFVAPAPRLPLISEAGFFNLSNLIDAYPSLTLKPMKALTLTLGPDFLWRQNAADGVYIGSSGASFAPYGEDRFIGTDLNLEATWQVNKNLQIKLYETRFIAGDAFKASGGKNGNYFGLMTGYRF from the coding sequence ATGAAAACCCACCTCTTTACAACGGCCTCTGTAGCCGGTTTGAGCCTCTGCACTTTTGCCGCCCAGGCGCAAACGCTCCCGGACACAGCCATCGCCGTCAACACTTCTCCCGCCCGGCTCGCTGCGCCCGCAGAACCGGTTCCAGGCGGCCGAGCCGGCGCTCCAAAAGCCTTTCAAACGCATCGGTGGGCGGAAGACTGGACCGCAGAACCAGAAGACAACGCCCCCTTCACCCAACGCGTCAAACACATAAGACTTGGTCAGAGCGGAGCCTATCTGACTTTGGGGGGCGAGGCGCGCGTTTATTACACTGACTGGACCCATTCATCGCTGGGCTTGCGAAAGGCAGACGCGAACACCCCCACCCAGACCCGCCTTAGGCTATCCGCCGATCTGCACGCGAACCCGTACCTCAGGGCTTATGTCGAGCTTGGGGATAATCGGGAAACCGGTGAAACCGCGGCGACGGTGCCCAATCAGGATAAACTGGACATTTATCAGGCTTTTGTGGATGTAACCCTCCCCCTGTCAGAGTCGCAACGCCTGACCTTGCGTCCAGGACGCTTTGAAATGCCCCTTGGTAATGGAAAGCTTGTGGGTGTGCGCGAAGGGCTGAATATGCGTTACACCTATCAGGGTGCCCAACTGACCTACAGCCTCACGGGGCAGGCCTCTGTCACGCTGTTTGACGTTTACCCCGTGGACATACAAAAAGGTACATTTGATGACGCTGTTAATCGCAACACGCACTTTCGCGGGGGCTATATAAGCCTGCCCAAAGCCGCATACGGATTGAACCTGGACCTCTACGGATACGACGTGAACCGTGCACGCGGCACGCTTTTCGAGGGTACTGGCCCGGACGAGCGAAAAAGTCTGGGGGCGCGCGTGTGGCAGAAATCGTCACAGTGGGACGTTGATGTGGAAATGGTGAGGCAATCCGGCACTTTTATCACCAAATCTGTCGAGGCCTATGCGGTGATGTTTGAAGCCGGATACCGCTGGCCAGATACGAAATACGAACCACGGCTGGGTTTGAGACTGAATGCTTTCAGCGGCGATGACAAATCCGGTGACAATCAGTCGGGAACCTTTGTGGCTCCCGCCCCCCGCTTGCCCCTGATCAGCGAGGCGGGCTTCTTCAACCTGTCCAACCTGATCGATGCCTATCCATCGCTTACCCTAAAGCCTATGAAAGCCCTGACGCTGACCCTTGGTCCAGACTTTTTGTGGCGCCAAAACGCCGCGGATGGAGTTTACATAGGCTCTTCGGGTGCCAGCTTTGCCCCTTATGGCGAAGATCGATTCATCGGAACCGACCTCAACCTTGAAGCCACATGGCAGGTCAACAAAAACCTGCAAATCAAGCTCTATGAAACCCGCTTTATCGCCGGTGACGCCTTCAAGGCATCGGGCGGCAAGAATGGGAACTATTTCGGGCTAATGACAGGATATCGCTTTTGA
- a CDS encoding MFS transporter: MEDPRSIIAREPMHFRQILAIGIATALNALDGFDVLSISFAAPGIAKDWGIDRAALGLVLSMELFGMGIGALSLGTLADRLGRRPTILTCLVIMGLGMGLASIAQDVVSLSAFRLFTGLGIGGMLAATNAVVAECSNARRRNLSVAIMTGGYPIGAILGGMLASWLMGITGRWQTVFEIGAAITLAFIPIVFWLVPETIAFLLHKRPKGALEKINKSLKRQGRAVLDALPPREAQTSKASLVALFKPNMAIVTVLLTLAYFGHMMTFYFLVKWIPKIVADFGFAPSLAGSVLVWANVGGATGAFTMSLLTQKVGVRKLVVGAMLMGAVTVAIFGQGFHTLAALSLVACIGGFFTNGATAGLYAVIAQSFPASLRAGGTGFVIGIGRAGAALGPVLAGLLFTHGWLLPAVAIALASGTAVGALALTRVRYREHSVA, translated from the coding sequence ATGGAAGATCCCCGCTCAATCATTGCGCGTGAACCTATGCATTTTCGCCAGATTTTGGCGATTGGTATCGCCACAGCACTGAACGCCCTTGACGGGTTTGACGTCCTCTCAATCAGCTTCGCCGCCCCTGGTATCGCAAAAGACTGGGGTATTGATCGCGCGGCGTTAGGGCTGGTGCTGTCTATGGAACTGTTTGGCATGGGGATCGGAGCCTTGTCGCTGGGCACCCTCGCCGATCGCCTTGGCCGACGTCCGACGATATTGACCTGCCTTGTGATCATGGGTCTTGGGATGGGGCTTGCATCCATTGCTCAGGACGTCGTGAGCTTGTCGGCGTTTCGTCTGTTTACCGGTCTGGGTATCGGCGGGATGCTGGCCGCAACGAACGCTGTGGTGGCGGAATGCTCAAATGCCCGACGCCGCAATTTGTCCGTAGCCATCATGACGGGGGGATATCCGATCGGAGCCATCCTCGGCGGCATGCTGGCGTCCTGGCTCATGGGAATAACGGGGCGCTGGCAGACGGTTTTTGAGATCGGCGCGGCAATTACCCTTGCCTTCATTCCTATCGTCTTCTGGCTCGTCCCGGAAACTATCGCCTTCCTTTTGCATAAACGGCCAAAGGGTGCGCTTGAGAAGATAAACAAGAGCCTGAAACGCCAGGGGCGGGCGGTTCTGGACGCATTGCCGCCGCGCGAGGCCCAGACGTCAAAGGCGAGCCTCGTGGCGCTGTTCAAACCCAATATGGCTATTGTGACCGTCCTTCTGACTCTCGCCTACTTCGGGCACATGATGACCTTCTATTTTCTCGTAAAATGGATCCCGAAGATTGTCGCGGACTTTGGGTTTGCGCCTTCTTTGGCCGGCAGCGTACTTGTCTGGGCAAACGTCGGTGGCGCCACGGGTGCCTTCACAATGAGCCTGCTCACACAAAAGGTTGGCGTACGTAAACTGGTTGTCGGGGCCATGTTGATGGGGGCTGTTACGGTGGCCATCTTCGGTCAGGGCTTCCACACATTGGCGGCACTGTCTCTCGTGGCTTGCATCGGCGGCTTTTTTACCAATGGGGCAACCGCCGGGCTTTATGCCGTCATCGCGCAATCCTTTCCTGCGTCTTTGCGCGCCGGCGGAACTGGTTTCGTCATAGGCATAGGCCGGGCAGGTGCCGCCCTGGGGCCGGTTCTGGCGGGTCTGCTATTTACACACGGATGGCTTTTACCCGCCGTTGCGATCGCCCTCGCCTCCGGAACGGCTGTCGGCGCCCTGGCGCTAACCCGCGTCCGTTACCGTGAACACAGCGTCGCCTGA
- a CDS encoding TonB-dependent receptor: MKKASLRQLTSGACVWALIAGGMMAAPALAQTSTAMETVQAYNLPAQDLNQALLQFAQSAGLQLFYDNNLVNGRRSGALKGNYTPRQALAKLLAGTGLSYKLTGNAVRLNLIQAESGDTNLGTIRVQGDGVTGDGTKAGAPLAYEMGDPIDSGTSILSRESIEARQNGNGDVNQTLKILPHVYFSTNEGRATSDDIQDLRPSEVSIAGSQPYENSFILDGVAANSRLDVMSSDSSNPAHYDKTSGASAETLWVDSSLVDAVTVRDSNVSARYGGFTGGVVEIDTRAPRKEYGATIYRSCTSDALVSFKIDPQTRDALGSNVPNEPDYTKCRTGMSVDLPVSDYLRLMVGASRQEAELTYYKNANYGNAPFGLKSESRNLLLKAEADLPKGMTLTTQYSYTPYTQEYSRENMLNDLIVTQGGGKSGRIELKGRAGSANWKLTATHAASNSSRSSPGNLFTWPVTVLGSGYCSSTNCVFGGFGDIAQTQKDTNLKGQWSQPLWGGSFDGGFDFGYVAAHKQRFEDNASYNTATGTSVGALVVCSDGDPACMTGKGVLTTKLLYPAYDITVDVRTRAAWAEYSRRFGDLNLRAGLRYDSESVLDNDNFAPRFSVSYDFPWVTATFGANRYYHQSFLGYAIQGATARTFTYRRTVSKVGSTYKAGDWYLYSVSSGTIYDGIALKTPYSDELTLAFSRSLWGGQGRLKLISRDYEDQLTRSTTTEARPYTKADGTTGTYSVYLPTNGGESTYRGVSLEWGKSFGRHTVTFSGNWGETKTNIDATNAYMAVSDTEEVDGDLVYYQGQVRTLMDVLAENQRLDFAAPGLANLDWSARWLGSRLRTNLNARWRDAFDQLEDTGTNITVGGASYDVYDIVHYGDTIAFNGGFDAELVRRGLNVVTLEVKGTNLLDTLPKITGTTSTSQPYRFGRSFWVGIKYKY, translated from the coding sequence ATGAAAAAAGCAAGTTTACGACAACTGACCTCTGGCGCGTGTGTGTGGGCGCTGATCGCGGGCGGGATGATGGCCGCACCGGCGCTGGCGCAGACATCGACCGCGATGGAAACGGTGCAGGCCTATAATCTGCCGGCGCAGGATCTCAATCAGGCCCTTTTGCAGTTCGCGCAATCGGCGGGACTTCAGCTTTTTTACGACAACAACCTTGTCAACGGTCGCCGTTCGGGGGCGCTCAAAGGCAATTACACGCCGCGTCAGGCGCTGGCGAAGCTGTTGGCGGGGACGGGTCTGAGCTATAAGCTTACCGGCAATGCGGTCCGCCTCAACCTGATACAGGCGGAGAGCGGCGATACGAATCTCGGCACGATCCGCGTACAGGGTGACGGCGTGACGGGCGATGGCACGAAGGCCGGTGCACCGCTGGCCTACGAGATGGGCGATCCTATCGACAGCGGCACCAGCATCCTGTCGCGTGAGTCGATCGAAGCGCGCCAGAACGGCAATGGCGACGTCAATCAGACGCTGAAAATCCTGCCTCATGTCTATTTCAGCACCAATGAGGGCCGCGCGACAAGCGACGACATTCAGGACCTGCGTCCGTCGGAAGTCTCGATTGCCGGCAGCCAGCCCTATGAGAACTCATTCATTCTCGATGGTGTTGCGGCTAACAGCCGTCTCGACGTTATGTCGAGCGACAGCAGCAATCCGGCCCACTACGATAAAACCTCCGGGGCCAGTGCCGAAACCCTCTGGGTCGATTCCAGTCTGGTCGACGCGGTAACGGTGCGCGACTCCAACGTCTCAGCGCGCTACGGCGGCTTTACCGGCGGCGTGGTGGAAATCGACACACGCGCGCCGCGCAAGGAGTATGGCGCGACTATTTACCGTAGCTGCACCAGCGATGCTCTGGTCAGCTTCAAGATCGATCCGCAAACGCGCGACGCTCTGGGCAGCAATGTCCCGAATGAGCCCGACTACACCAAGTGCCGCACGGGCATGAGCGTCGATCTGCCCGTCAGCGACTATCTGCGTCTTATGGTGGGGGCCAGCCGTCAGGAGGCCGAGCTGACCTATTACAAGAACGCCAATTACGGCAATGCGCCCTTTGGCCTGAAAAGCGAAAGCCGCAATCTGTTGCTCAAGGCTGAGGCCGACTTGCCCAAAGGCATGACCCTGACCACACAGTACAGCTACACCCCCTATACGCAGGAATATTCGCGCGAGAATATGCTGAACGACCTGATCGTCACGCAGGGCGGCGGTAAGAGCGGGCGCATTGAACTGAAAGGCCGCGCCGGTTCGGCCAACTGGAAGCTGACCGCCACCCATGCCGCGTCAAATTCCAGCCGCTCCTCGCCTGGCAATCTGTTTACGTGGCCGGTCACGGTCCTTGGGTCGGGCTACTGCTCATCAACCAACTGCGTCTTCGGCGGTTTCGGCGATATCGCCCAGACGCAGAAGGACACCAATCTGAAAGGCCAGTGGTCGCAACCCCTGTGGGGCGGATCCTTCGACGGCGGTTTCGATTTCGGTTACGTCGCCGCGCACAAGCAGCGGTTCGAGGACAATGCCTCCTATAACACCGCCACGGGCACCAGCGTGGGGGCTCTGGTCGTCTGCAGCGACGGTGACCCCGCCTGTATGACGGGCAAGGGGGTTTTGACCACCAAACTACTCTATCCGGCCTATGACATCACGGTCGATGTCCGCACGCGGGCGGCCTGGGCTGAGTACAGCCGTCGCTTTGGTGATCTGAATCTGCGGGCTGGCCTGCGTTACGACAGCGAAAGCGTGCTTGATAACGACAATTTCGCTCCGCGCTTCTCGGTCAGCTACGACTTCCCGTGGGTAACGGCGACCTTCGGGGCCAACCGTTATTACCATCAGAGCTTCCTCGGTTACGCCATTCAGGGCGCGACCGCACGCACCTTCACCTATCGCCGCACCGTGTCGAAGGTCGGGAGCACCTACAAGGCCGGTGACTGGTATCTCTACAGCGTCTCCAGTGGCACCATCTACGACGGTATCGCCCTGAAGACCCCCTATTCCGACGAACTGACCCTGGCTTTCAGCCGGTCGCTGTGGGGTGGTCAGGGTCGCCTGAAACTCATCTCGCGCGACTATGAAGATCAACTGACCCGTTCGACGACGACTGAAGCGCGTCCCTATACCAAGGCTGACGGCACGACGGGCACCTATAGTGTCTATCTGCCGACCAATGGCGGGGAATCGACCTATCGCGGTGTGTCGCTGGAATGGGGCAAGAGCTTCGGACGCCACACCGTCACCTTCAGCGGCAACTGGGGTGAGACCAAGACCAATATCGACGCCACGAACGCCTATATGGCGGTCAGCGACACCGAGGAGGTGGACGGTGATCTGGTCTACTATCAGGGGCAGGTACGCACCCTGATGGATGTGCTGGCGGAAAATCAGCGACTGGATTTCGCGGCCCCCGGCCTTGCCAATCTCGACTGGAGCGCCCGCTGGCTGGGAAGCCGCCTGCGCACCAACCTCAATGCCCGCTGGCGCGACGCCTTCGATCAGCTTGAAGACACAGGTACCAATATCACGGTCGGCGGCGCCTCCTATGACGTCTATGACATCGTCCATTACGGCGACACCATCGCCTTCAATGGCGGGTTTGATGCGGAACTGGTCCGTCGCGGGCTCAATGTGGTGACCCTTGAGGTCAAGGGCACCAACCTGCTCGACACTCTGCCGAAGATCACCGGCACCACCTCCACCTCGCAGCCCTACCGCTTCGGGCGGTCTTTCTGGGTTGGGATCAAGTATAAGTATTGA
- a CDS encoding FecR family protein has translation MTAPTPHWNRHIKLDSAREAAEWLVKLEEGPLDPQTEAQFAVWLSADPAHAAALSRAREAWRQAEALRPGREALMGRQVYGAQVLEPVLSAMRQPLAAAACLLLGISGMAIYGSVTAADLRTGPGEVRTFRLADGSQLTLDGNSAVDLAFNTGTRRIALRKGAAYVIAAPRQGAETRPFVVVARGGESQALGTEFAVEYLDTGVRVTVTEHLVRVSHDHGQAVLAEGQSVIYGLEGWQAVQTAPSLQAATWRDGRMVFDRAPLKDVVAQLNRYRRDRLYIAGTGLAERRVSGVFDTRDPQNALSSITTGLKLRSLDTPAGTVIYP, from the coding sequence GTGACCGCCCCCACTCCTCACTGGAACAGGCACATCAAACTCGATTCGGCGCGCGAGGCCGCCGAATGGCTGGTAAAGCTGGAGGAAGGGCCGCTCGATCCTCAGACCGAGGCGCAGTTTGCAGTCTGGCTGTCGGCGGACCCAGCCCACGCCGCGGCCTTGTCCAGAGCGCGTGAGGCCTGGCGGCAGGCGGAGGCACTAAGGCCAGGACGTGAGGCGCTAATGGGGCGTCAGGTCTACGGCGCGCAGGTTTTGGAGCCAGTCCTGTCGGCCATGCGCCAACCGCTGGCCGCCGCCGCTTGCCTGCTTCTTGGCATCAGCGGCATGGCCATTTATGGGTCTGTCACTGCCGCCGATTTGCGTACCGGTCCGGGTGAGGTTCGCACTTTTCGGCTGGCGGATGGCAGTCAGCTGACACTTGATGGCAATAGCGCTGTTGATCTGGCCTTTAACACCGGCACACGTCGGATCGCCCTACGCAAAGGAGCCGCCTATGTGATTGCAGCCCCCCGGCAGGGAGCTGAAACCCGCCCCTTTGTCGTGGTAGCACGCGGAGGAGAGTCTCAGGCACTGGGAACAGAATTTGCTGTTGAATACCTTGATACGGGGGTGCGCGTCACCGTCACCGAACACCTGGTCCGGGTTAGCCACGATCACGGACAGGCCGTTCTCGCCGAGGGGCAATCGGTCATCTATGGCCTTGAGGGCTGGCAGGCGGTGCAAACCGCACCTTCACTGCAGGCGGCAACCTGGCGCGACGGCCGCATGGTCTTCGACCGTGCGCCGCTGAAAGACGTGGTGGCGCAACTCAACCGTTACCGCAGGGATCGCCTCTATATCGCCGGTACCGGTCTGGCCGAACGGCGGGTCAGCGGCGTGTTCGACACCCGCGATCCGCAAAATGCCCTGTCCTCGATCACGACGGGGCTTAAGCTGCGAAGCCTCGACACACCCGCTGGAACGGTCATTTATCCGTAG
- a CDS encoding gallate dioxygenase, producing the protein MAQIIGAIASSHTPTIGFARDTNKQADPAWKPIFDAYTPVQDWLVKRKPDVLFFIYNDHITSFFFDHYSAFCLGVDDQYRVADEGGGSRDLPAVKGHAGLARHIGQSLMADEFDMAFFRDKPLDHGCFSPLSVLMPDAQADWPVQIVPLQVGVLQFPLPTARRCFKLGQALRKAIESYPEDLDVAIVATGGLSHQVHGERAGFNNPEWDARFMELIEEDPEQLASMTHAQYATLGGLEGAEVIMWLIMRGALPDQIRCLHKSYYLPSMTGIATAVFEPAHTESASPEAQSAHRGHMAHQLAGAEALEGTYPYTLERSATGYRLNKFLHQLIVPEFRTRFRQDEEACFEAAGLSADERDLLRRRDWRGLIHYGVIFFLLEKLGAVCGISNLHIYAAMRGESLETFQKTRNQQVTYSVAPKL; encoded by the coding sequence ATGGCTCAGATAATTGGCGCGATCGCCAGCTCGCATACGCCGACGATTGGCTTCGCCCGCGACACCAATAAGCAGGCTGATCCGGCCTGGAAGCCGATCTTTGATGCCTACACCCCTGTTCAGGACTGGTTGGTCAAGCGTAAACCTGATGTGCTGTTTTTTATCTACAACGACCACATCACGTCCTTTTTTTTCGACCACTATTCCGCCTTCTGTCTGGGCGTTGATGACCAGTATCGGGTGGCTGATGAAGGTGGCGGATCGAGGGACCTGCCCGCAGTCAAAGGGCACGCAGGGCTCGCGCGCCATATAGGTCAAAGCCTCATGGCTGATGAATTCGATATGGCCTTTTTCCGCGACAAGCCGCTTGACCACGGGTGCTTTTCGCCCCTTTCAGTACTGATGCCGGACGCCCAGGCCGATTGGCCGGTTCAGATTGTCCCCCTGCAGGTAGGCGTTTTGCAGTTCCCCCTGCCCACCGCGCGCCGTTGCTTCAAGCTGGGGCAGGCCCTGCGCAAGGCAATCGAAAGCTATCCGGAAGACCTTGATGTGGCCATTGTGGCCACGGGCGGCCTGTCGCATCAGGTTCACGGCGAACGGGCGGGGTTTAACAACCCTGAATGGGATGCGCGTTTTATGGAGTTGATCGAAGAAGATCCTGAGCAACTCGCGTCCATGACGCACGCGCAGTATGCGACGCTTGGCGGCCTGGAGGGCGCCGAGGTCATCATGTGGCTGATCATGCGCGGTGCGTTGCCCGACCAGATACGCTGCTTGCACAAAAGCTACTACCTCCCCTCGATGACAGGCATTGCGACAGCGGTCTTCGAACCCGCACACACTGAAAGCGCAAGCCCTGAAGCCCAAAGCGCGCACAGGGGCCATATGGCCCATCAACTCGCGGGCGCGGAAGCCCTAGAAGGCACCTATCCTTACACGCTTGAGCGCAGCGCAACGGGGTATCGCCTCAATAAGTTCCTGCATCAGTTGATTGTGCCTGAGTTTCGCACCCGGTTTCGTCAGGATGAGGAAGCCTGTTTTGAGGCGGCGGGCCTCTCTGCTGATGAGCGCGATCTTCTGCGGCGTCGGGATTGGCGAGGCCTCATACATTACGGGGTAATCTTCTTCCTACTTGAGAAACTGGGCGCGGTCTGCGGCATCTCAAACCTCCACATCTACGCCGCCATGCGCGGTGAAAGCCTCGAAACGTTCCAGAAGACGCGCAATCAGCAGGTCACCTACTCGGTCGCCCCGAAGCTGTAG
- a CDS encoding cytochrome-c peroxidase gives MMKPKHLLIAGVLMVFAGTGFDSPGIDVLRKAYQGAPETWPRPLLHEGAEFEEFGALPPVTSPVPNPSTPEKVALGLKLFNDPVLSGSKQIACASCHSSELAFGDGIKTSFGHDRQRGRRNAPSLITAGWQKTLFWDGRAASLEAQAGGPIADHREMSAKPGDIEKRLNHDAGYRSAFREAFGVRKVSMAEVAMALAAYQRTLKPRSSKWDRALSSGTKVLSDEELRGLDLFRGKAGCANCHNGPLFSDQKFHNIGLSFYGRKLEDLGRYEVTKNPADVGAFKTPSLRNVSRTGPYMHNGIFPTLEGTVNFYNEGGARPKPKAGEANDPLFPTTSPLLKPLGLTREEKAALVAYLKTL, from the coding sequence ATGATGAAACCTAAACACCTGCTGATCGCAGGCGTACTGATGGTGTTTGCCGGGACCGGTTTCGACAGTCCCGGCATCGACGTTTTACGCAAAGCCTATCAGGGCGCACCGGAAACCTGGCCGCGCCCGTTGCTGCATGAAGGGGCCGAGTTCGAAGAATTCGGCGCGCTCCCCCCTGTCACCTCACCCGTGCCCAATCCGTCAACGCCGGAAAAGGTTGCGCTGGGGCTTAAGCTGTTCAACGATCCGGTCCTGTCGGGATCGAAGCAAATCGCGTGCGCCTCATGCCATAGTTCGGAACTCGCCTTTGGTGATGGCATCAAAACCTCTTTTGGTCATGATCGCCAACGCGGCCGCCGCAACGCCCCCAGTCTGATAACCGCCGGCTGGCAGAAGACTTTGTTCTGGGATGGCCGGGCGGCAAGTCTTGAAGCGCAGGCCGGAGGGCCGATCGCCGACCATCGCGAGATGTCCGCAAAACCTGGAGACATCGAGAAACGTCTCAATCACGACGCGGGCTATCGCAGCGCGTTTCGAGAAGCCTTTGGTGTCCGAAAGGTCAGCATGGCCGAAGTGGCCATGGCGCTCGCCGCCTATCAGCGGACGCTGAAACCCCGCTCTTCGAAGTGGGACCGCGCCTTGTCCAGCGGGACAAAGGTTCTGTCTGATGAGGAACTGCGCGGACTGGACCTGTTTCGCGGCAAGGCAGGCTGTGCCAACTGTCACAACGGCCCCCTGTTCTCAGATCAGAAGTTTCACAATATCGGTCTCAGCTTCTATGGCCGCAAGCTGGAAGATCTGGGCCGGTACGAGGTGACAAAAAACCCGGCCGATGTCGGAGCCTTCAAGACGCCGTCCCTGCGCAATGTCTCGCGCACCGGCCCCTATATGCACAACGGTATTTTTCCGACGCTGGAAGGCACGGTGAATTTCTATAACGAAGGCGGGGCGCGTCCCAAGCCGAAGGCGGGTGAGGCAAACGATCCGCTCTTCCCGACGACTTCGCCGCTGCTCAAGCCGCTGGGGCTAACGCGCGAGGAAAAGGCCGCCCTGGTCGCCTATCTGAAGACGCTTTAG